A single region of the Undibacterium piscinae genome encodes:
- a CDS encoding phospho-N-acetylmuramoyl-pentapeptide-transferase: protein MLLWLVQFFKQDLGLLRVFSFITFRAVFATMTAISIGLFAGPAVIRMLTRLKVGQAVRTDGPKTHLVKSGTPTMGGVLVLISIGISTLLWADLSNRFIWVVLIVTLGFGAVGWVDDYRKVVYQDPEGMRSREKYFWQSLVGIVAAVYLAFSVSAPTNSKVWELFVAWVQSGFSMDLPPKADLIVPFFKSFSYPLGVWGFIGLTYCVIVGTSNAVNFTDGLDGLAIMPTILVGSALGLFAYLTGHVGYSKYLLIPHIPGAGELLIFCGAMAGAGLAFLWFNAHPAQVFMGDVGALALGGALGTVAVIVRQEIVLFIMGGIFVAETVSVILQVTYFKFTKKRYGTGRRLFLMAPLHHHFEQKGWKETQVVVRFWIITMLLVLVGLSSLKLR, encoded by the coding sequence ATGTTGCTGTGGTTAGTACAATTTTTCAAACAAGATCTGGGCTTGTTGCGGGTCTTTAGCTTCATTACGTTTCGCGCTGTATTCGCTACCATGACAGCCATTTCAATTGGCCTGTTTGCGGGTCCTGCCGTGATACGCATGCTGACGCGTTTGAAAGTTGGTCAGGCGGTCCGTACCGATGGTCCGAAGACGCATTTAGTTAAATCAGGAACGCCGACTATGGGAGGTGTCCTGGTATTGATTTCCATCGGTATTTCCACCCTGCTGTGGGCCGACCTGAGTAACCGTTTTATTTGGGTGGTATTGATCGTGACCTTAGGTTTTGGCGCGGTCGGTTGGGTCGATGATTATCGTAAAGTGGTGTATCAAGATCCGGAGGGCATGAGATCCCGCGAAAAATACTTCTGGCAATCTCTGGTAGGCATTGTGGCGGCAGTGTATCTGGCGTTTTCCGTTTCAGCACCAACCAATTCCAAGGTTTGGGAGTTATTTGTCGCTTGGGTACAGTCTGGTTTTAGTATGGATCTGCCGCCTAAGGCAGATTTGATCGTGCCATTTTTTAAGTCATTCAGTTATCCGCTGGGAGTATGGGGCTTCATAGGTCTCACGTACTGCGTGATTGTCGGCACCAGTAATGCGGTTAATTTTACCGATGGACTCGACGGTTTGGCGATCATGCCCACGATTCTGGTCGGGTCCGCGCTAGGCTTATTCGCCTATCTTACCGGTCATGTCGGCTATTCCAAATATTTGTTGATACCGCATATTCCTGGCGCAGGTGAATTGCTGATTTTCTGTGGTGCGATGGCGGGCGCTGGTTTGGCATTTTTGTGGTTTAACGCCCATCCGGCTCAGGTGTTTATGGGCGACGTTGGTGCCTTGGCATTGGGCGGTGCGCTTGGTACGGTCGCCGTCATCGTGCGTCAGGAAATCGTGCTCTTCATCATGGGTGGAATTTTCGTCGCTGAAACGGTCTCGGTGATTCTGCAGGTGACATATTTTAAATTCACGAAAAAGAGATATGGAACCGGACGCCGCCTGTTTCTGATGGCGCCGCTACATCATCATTTTGAACAAAAAGGCTGGAAAGAAACGCAGGTAGTCGTGCGCTTCTGGATTATCACTATGCTGCTGGTGCTGGTGGGTTTGTCGTCCTTGAAATTACGTTAA
- a CDS encoding UDP-N-acetylmuramoyl-L-alanine--D-glutamate ligase, whose translation MDFSGKHVLVLGLGESGLAMAQWLLRCGARLRVADTRTAPERLATLSGLSAEIEFVGGEFSLDLLDGIDMLAVSPGLSPLLELASLLPEAAQRNIPVWGEVELFAQALAALKIESGYAPKVIAITGTNGKTTVTSLVGLLCERSGLSVKVAGNISPAMLDVLREAIAAEALPQVWVLELSSFQLHASFSLEADVATVLNISQDHLDWHGDLHAYCADKARIFGSKTTQVLNRDDTLVMAMRLAAPQAENSVVTFGLGAPMADGDVGLLNEHGMSWLAAANSAEDERSARRKKKDIEEVPVIISRLMPADALKIRGLHNAANALAALALCRAIGLPLAPLLHGLREYTGEPHRVELVATVGGVDFVDDSKGTNVGATVAALKGLGQESGGGAKRILLIAGGEGKGQDFSPLTDPVARYAKAVLLIGKAAAEIRSTLEIANVELSDYATLQQAVQSAAEMAQEGDIVLLSPACASLDMFRNYAHRAQVFVDAVHEVALARGEVV comes from the coding sequence ATGGATTTTTCAGGTAAACACGTATTGGTACTGGGTCTCGGAGAGTCGGGACTGGCTATGGCTCAGTGGTTACTGCGCTGCGGTGCCCGCTTGCGCGTTGCCGATACGCGCACTGCACCGGAGCGCTTGGCGACACTGAGCGGATTGTCCGCAGAAATTGAATTTGTCGGTGGTGAGTTTTCCCTGGATTTGCTTGACGGCATTGATATGCTGGCGGTGAGTCCCGGATTGTCGCCTTTGCTTGAATTGGCAAGTTTGCTGCCGGAAGCGGCACAAAGAAATATCCCGGTCTGGGGCGAAGTCGAGTTATTTGCCCAGGCGCTGGCGGCATTGAAAATCGAGTCCGGATATGCACCGAAAGTGATCGCAATCACCGGCACCAATGGCAAAACCACCGTGACTAGTCTGGTTGGTTTGCTGTGCGAACGTTCCGGGCTTAGCGTCAAAGTAGCCGGCAATATCAGCCCGGCGATGCTCGATGTGCTGCGTGAGGCGATCGCTGCTGAAGCCTTGCCTCAGGTATGGGTGCTGGAGTTATCCAGCTTTCAGTTGCATGCCAGTTTTAGCCTCGAGGCGGACGTGGCAACGGTGCTCAATATCAGCCAGGATCATCTGGACTGGCATGGCGACCTGCATGCATATTGCGCAGACAAGGCGCGTATATTCGGTAGCAAAACGACGCAGGTCTTGAATCGTGACGATACCCTGGTGATGGCAATGCGGCTAGCTGCGCCGCAAGCTGAAAACAGCGTCGTGACCTTCGGGCTTGGCGCTCCTATGGCCGATGGCGATGTTGGTTTGCTTAACGAGCATGGCATGAGCTGGCTTGCCGCAGCTAATTCGGCGGAGGATGAAAGAAGCGCTCGCCGTAAAAAGAAGGATATCGAAGAAGTACCCGTCATTATTTCGCGCCTGATGCCTGCCGATGCCCTGAAAATTCGCGGATTGCATAATGCTGCTAATGCCTTGGCTGCATTGGCGCTTTGCCGTGCGATCGGTTTGCCGTTGGCGCCATTGTTGCACGGCTTGCGTGAATACACTGGCGAACCGCACCGGGTTGAACTGGTTGCTACTGTTGGCGGGGTTGATTTTGTCGATGATAGCAAAGGCACCAATGTCGGTGCGACTGTGGCTGCCTTGAAGGGTTTGGGACAAGAGTCTGGTGGCGGCGCCAAGCGGATTCTCCTGATCGCCGGCGGCGAAGGCAAGGGGCAGGATTTTTCGCCCTTGACCGATCCGGTCGCGCGTTATGCCAAAGCTGTTTTGCTGATAGGTAAAGCTGCCGCAGAGATTCGCTCCACGCTTGAGATTGCCAATGTCGAACTGAGCGATTATGCGACTTTGCAGCAGGCAGTGCAGTCAGCGGCAGAGATGGCGCAGGAAGGCGATATCGTTCTCCTGTCTCCGGCATGCGCTAGTCTGGATATGTTTCGCAACTATGCTCATCGGGCTCAGGTCTTTGTCGATGCCGTCCATGAAGTCGCTCTTGCACGCGGAGAAGTGGTCTGA
- the ftsW gene encoding putative lipid II flippase FtsW, translated as MKQLLLSFNKWLPFSSEPAAPSHLAQRSKMMEYDLALIWVTMTLMLFGMVMVYSASISLPDSPKYANYKNSHFLIRQAIFVGVSVLAGLFVFRIRVADWQKYAPYLFVITLVLLAAVLIPGLGKGVNGAKRWLSFKVFNIQPSELMKLFMVLYAADYTVRKQEYMHKLTKGFVPMLLAVGAVGLLLLLEPDLGAFGVIVCVAMGILFLGGINGVWFGGIAATLVGVFSLVISLSKWRRERIFAYLDPWVQENALGKAYQLSHSLIAFGRGELFGVGLGASVEKLHYLPEAHTDFLLAVIGEELGFVGVLTVILLFYWIVKRSFEIGRQAIVLDLTFAGLTAKGIGIWIGVQTFINMGVNLGLLPTKGLTLPLMSYGGSGVLINCVGLAILLRIDYENRILMRGGRV; from the coding sequence ATGAAACAATTACTCCTCTCATTTAACAAGTGGTTGCCGTTCTCTTCGGAGCCTGCGGCTCCGTCGCATCTGGCACAGCGCTCAAAAATGATGGAGTACGATCTCGCCTTGATCTGGGTCACCATGACACTGATGCTATTTGGCATGGTGATGGTGTATTCTGCCTCCATTTCTTTGCCCGACTCACCGAAATATGCGAATTACAAAAACTCCCATTTCTTGATTCGTCAGGCAATTTTCGTCGGCGTTTCCGTTCTGGCCGGCTTGTTTGTATTTCGTATTCGTGTCGCAGACTGGCAAAAATATGCGCCGTATCTATTTGTGATTACCTTAGTTTTGCTCGCTGCGGTACTGATCCCCGGATTGGGTAAGGGGGTCAACGGTGCCAAGCGCTGGCTGTCGTTTAAGGTATTTAATATTCAGCCATCTGAATTGATGAAGTTGTTCATGGTGCTGTATGCGGCTGATTACACGGTGCGCAAACAGGAATATATGCACAAGCTGACCAAGGGCTTTGTGCCTATGTTATTGGCGGTCGGCGCGGTCGGATTGCTGTTGTTGCTGGAGCCAGACTTGGGCGCCTTTGGCGTAATCGTTTGTGTCGCGATGGGGATCTTGTTTTTGGGCGGTATCAACGGTGTTTGGTTCGGTGGTATCGCGGCAACCTTGGTGGGCGTATTCAGTCTGGTCATCAGTTTGTCGAAATGGCGACGTGAGCGAATCTTTGCCTATCTGGATCCATGGGTGCAAGAGAATGCCTTAGGTAAGGCCTATCAGCTTTCGCACTCCCTGATTGCATTTGGACGTGGCGAATTGTTTGGCGTTGGCCTTGGTGCCAGCGTGGAGAAACTCCATTATCTGCCTGAGGCGCATACCGATTTCCTGCTGGCGGTGATCGGTGAAGAATTGGGTTTTGTTGGTGTGCTGACGGTGATCCTTTTGTTCTATTGGATAGTCAAACGTTCATTCGAGATCGGCCGTCAGGCCATCGTGCTTGACCTGACTTTTGCAGGCTTGACCGCGAAAGGAATCGGTATCTGGATAGGTGTACAAACCTTCATCAATATGGGGGTGAATTTAGGCTTGTTGCCGACTAAGGGACTGACGCTGCCGCTAATGAGTTACGGTGGCTCTGGGGTATTGATTAATTGTGTGGGGTTGGCAATTTTACTAAGAATCGATTATGAGAATCGCATACTGATGCGCGGAGGCCGGGTATGA
- a CDS encoding UDP-N-acetylmuramate--L-alanine ligase, with translation MKHKVKHLHFVGIGGSGMSGIAEVLLNLGYVISGSDLSSNAASQRLASLGAKVMLGHAADNISGADAIVTSTAVKADNPEVMAAREKHIPIVPRALMLAELMRLKSGIAIAGTHGKTTTTSLVASILAEGGFDPTFVIGGRLNSAGANAKLGSGDFIVAEADESDASFLNLLPVIEVITNIDADHMETYEHDFSKLKQAFIEFTQRLPFYGVAILCLDDVHVREIMPFISKPIVTYGFHEEAEVRAVDAVAAGGKMHFTVIQDGYDDMPVSLNQPGMHNVQNACAAIAIAREVGVADAATQKALSQFNGVGRRFTRYGEIALPQEGSFALVDDYGHHPVEMAATIAAARGAYPGRRLVLAFQPHRYTRTRDLFEDFVKVISTADAVVLAEVYAAGESPIVAADGRALSRALRVIGKVEPVFVEDIQDMPENLLHVLKNDDVLIVMGAGSISAVPAKMAQTISA, from the coding sequence ATGAAACATAAAGTAAAACATTTGCACTTTGTTGGTATCGGTGGCTCAGGTATGAGCGGCATCGCCGAAGTGCTGCTCAATCTCGGTTATGTTATTTCAGGTTCTGACCTCAGTAGCAATGCGGCATCACAAAGACTCGCTAGCCTGGGGGCCAAGGTGATGTTGGGTCATGCAGCGGACAATATCAGCGGCGCCGATGCGATCGTTACCTCAACTGCGGTGAAAGCGGATAACCCTGAAGTCATGGCCGCCAGGGAAAAACATATTCCGATAGTGCCGCGTGCTTTGATGCTGGCCGAGTTGATGCGTCTGAAAAGTGGTATCGCGATTGCCGGCACTCACGGTAAAACTACGACTACCAGTTTGGTGGCGAGTATTTTGGCAGAAGGTGGCTTTGATCCTACTTTCGTGATCGGCGGACGCCTGAATAGCGCTGGCGCAAACGCTAAATTGGGTAGCGGTGATTTCATTGTGGCCGAAGCGGATGAGTCCGACGCCTCATTCCTGAACCTGTTGCCGGTGATAGAGGTGATTACCAATATCGATGCCGATCATATGGAAACCTACGAGCATGATTTTTCCAAGCTTAAGCAGGCCTTTATAGAATTTACCCAACGCTTGCCATTTTATGGCGTCGCGATACTTTGCCTTGACGATGTCCATGTCAGGGAAATCATGCCGTTTATCTCCAAGCCTATCGTCACTTATGGTTTTCACGAAGAGGCGGAAGTGCGCGCGGTTGATGCTGTTGCGGCTGGCGGAAAAATGCACTTTACCGTGATTCAGGATGGCTACGACGATATGCCGGTAAGCCTGAATCAGCCCGGTATGCATAATGTACAGAATGCCTGTGCGGCGATCGCGATCGCACGTGAAGTCGGTGTCGCGGATGCCGCTACCCAAAAGGCCTTGAGCCAATTTAACGGAGTCGGACGACGCTTTACCCGTTATGGCGAAATTGCCTTGCCGCAAGAAGGTAGTTTTGCCCTGGTAGATGACTATGGTCATCATCCGGTTGAAATGGCCGCTACCATTGCCGCTGCCCGTGGTGCCTATCCGGGACGTCGCTTGGTCTTGGCATTTCAGCCGCATCGCTACACCCGCACCCGTGATTTGTTTGAAGATTTCGTCAAGGTGATTTCAACTGCCGATGCCGTGGTGTTAGCCGAAGTGTATGCAGCTGGCGAGTCTCCGATCGTCGCCGCAGACGGACGTGCGCTATCACGGGCTTTGCGGGTGATCGGTAAGGTCGAGCCGGTGTTTGTCGAAGATATCCAGGACATGCCGGAAAACTTATTGCATGTATTGAAAAATGACGATGTACTGATCGTCATGGGAGCAGGTTCGATTAGTGCGGTGCCGGCAAAAATGGCACAAACTATCTCGGCATAA
- a CDS encoding D-alanine--D-alanine ligase, translating to MSEIKMEKLGKVGVLFGGRSAEREVSLMSGAGVLAALQSQGVDAHAFDPAERSLADLETEKFDRVFIALHGRYGEDGSLQGVLEQLNIPYTGSGVMASSIAMDKIFTKKIWQNHQLSTPNYAVLTPDTDLSLVPAELGLPLIIKPPHEGSTIGITKVNAAAEMDAAYVLAAQFDDEVLAEEFIQGRELTVAVLGMGADAYALPIIEIVAPEGNYDYQNKYFTDDTKYLCPAPLDAGLTEDIRKMCVEAYRAINCEGWARLDVLLRASDNQPFLIEINTSPGMTGHSLVPMAARAAGMSYENVCMEILKTARLKIKPDTKKESS from the coding sequence ATGAGTGAAATTAAAATGGAAAAATTAGGTAAAGTTGGTGTGTTGTTTGGCGGACGTTCTGCCGAGCGTGAAGTTTCCCTGATGTCAGGCGCCGGCGTGCTGGCCGCGTTGCAGAGTCAGGGCGTTGACGCCCATGCGTTCGACCCGGCCGAGCGTAGTCTGGCCGATCTGGAAACCGAAAAATTTGATCGCGTGTTCATTGCACTGCATGGTCGTTATGGTGAAGATGGCAGCTTGCAAGGCGTTCTGGAACAATTGAACATTCCCTATACCGGCAGTGGCGTGATGGCTTCGTCGATTGCCATGGACAAAATCTTTACTAAAAAAATCTGGCAGAACCATCAGCTCAGTACACCTAATTATGCAGTGCTGACTCCGGATACCGATTTGTCTCTGGTTCCTGCCGAGTTGGGTTTGCCATTGATTATCAAACCGCCGCATGAAGGTTCGACTATCGGTATTACCAAGGTTAATGCTGCCGCTGAAATGGATGCCGCTTATGTTTTGGCTGCACAATTTGACGATGAGGTATTGGCGGAAGAATTTATTCAGGGGCGTGAGTTAACCGTCGCGGTATTGGGAATGGGCGCCGATGCGTATGCGCTGCCGATTATTGAAATCGTTGCGCCTGAAGGTAATTACGATTATCAAAATAAGTACTTTACTGATGACACCAAATACCTTTGCCCGGCACCGCTGGATGCGGGCTTGACCGAAGACATCCGGAAAATGTGCGTTGAAGCCTATCGAGCGATCAATTGCGAGGGATGGGCCAGGCTTGATGTCTTACTCAGGGCATCAGACAATCAGCCGTTTCTGATTGAAATCAACACTTCGCCAGGGATGACCGGTCACTCATTGGTGCCGATGGCGGCGCGTGCGGCGGGTATGAGTTATGAAAACGTCTGTATGGAAATTTTGAAGACAGCGCGCCTCAAGATTAAGCCAGACACAAAAAAGGAAAGTAGTTAA
- a CDS encoding FtsQ-type POTRA domain-containing protein, with protein MWQDIRILNALTNVLIGILLLVLLMSGIWWVIQRPTFTLKTIRIEGVAKNNLRHVNALTIRDAALPKIKGNFFTTNLDVVRSAFETVPWVRRASVQREWPNKLIVVLEEHEVLGTWGEEGRLISAKGDVFTANLAEAEEDSDLIEFIGPDGSEKEVLARYLDFKKWFATINLAPESVQYSNRYAWSLKLNNGMKVELGRVQDEFSLKKRVDQLLTVYPQLLISLRDSIDSVDMRYPNGLALKSSHSSVGLKSKLK; from the coding sequence ATGTGGCAAGACATCAGAATATTGAATGCCCTGACGAATGTCCTGATCGGCATTCTGCTGCTCGTATTATTGATGTCCGGAATATGGTGGGTGATACAGCGGCCTACATTTACCCTGAAAACGATACGGATTGAGGGGGTCGCAAAAAACAATTTAAGACATGTTAATGCGCTGACCATCAGGGATGCCGCCTTACCTAAGATCAAGGGAAATTTTTTTACCACTAATCTGGACGTGGTAAGAAGCGCTTTTGAAACGGTGCCCTGGGTACGCCGGGCCAGCGTGCAAAGGGAATGGCCGAATAAACTGATCGTGGTGCTGGAGGAGCATGAGGTTCTCGGCACCTGGGGTGAGGAAGGTCGCTTGATTTCAGCCAAGGGTGATGTGTTTACGGCGAATCTGGCAGAGGCGGAAGAAGACTCGGATCTGATTGAATTTATCGGACCTGATGGCAGCGAAAAGGAAGTGTTGGCGCGTTATCTTGATTTTAAAAAATGGTTCGCGACCATCAACCTGGCGCCGGAATCCGTGCAGTATTCGAATCGTTATGCCTGGAGCCTGAAACTGAATAATGGCATGAAAGTCGAGTTGGGGCGGGTACAGGACGAATTCAGTTTGAAAAAACGTGTAGATCAACTGCTGACGGTATATCCGCAGTTGCTCATAAGTTTGCGGGACAGTATTGATAGTGTGGATATGCGGTATCCGAACGGACTGGCTCTGAAATCGAGCCATAGTTCTGTCGGATTGAAAAGCAAACTAAAGTAA
- the ftsA gene encoding cell division protein FtsA, whose amino-acid sequence MTKDAKNLIVGLDIGTSKIVAVVAEVMPDGRHEVIGLGQHESKGLKKGVVVNIEATVESIRRALEEAELMADCKIRHVYTGIAGSHIRSFNSSGMVAIKDKEVTAADVSRVIETAKAVNIPTDQQLLHTLPQEFIVDNQDDVREPIGMSGIRLEVKVHIVTGAVSAVQNIVKCVRRCGLEVSDLILQPMASAEAVLTKDEKELGVVLIDIGGGTTDVAVFSEGAIRHTAVIPIAGDQITNDIAMALRTPTSEAEEIKLRFGVAKQVLADPSDTLDVPGLGDRGPRTLSRQALAAVIEPRVEELFALVHQVVRESGYEDVLSSGIVLTGGSAIMPGMVEMAEDIFLKPTRLGMPVYSGQLADVVRSPRYATVLGLLLEAKKQYMRGHVVTRQEGSAKAVWQRMKEWFLGNF is encoded by the coding sequence ATGACAAAAGATGCAAAAAACCTGATAGTCGGTCTTGATATTGGCACATCAAAAATTGTTGCCGTAGTGGCTGAAGTCATGCCTGATGGCAGACATGAAGTGATAGGCCTGGGACAGCACGAATCCAAAGGTCTGAAAAAGGGCGTGGTCGTCAATATTGAGGCAACCGTTGAGTCAATCCGGCGTGCGTTGGAGGAAGCCGAGTTGATGGCTGATTGCAAAATCAGGCATGTGTATACCGGGATCGCGGGTAGCCATATCCGCAGCTTTAACTCCAGCGGCATGGTGGCGATTAAAGACAAAGAGGTGACGGCAGCCGATGTGTCGCGCGTGATAGAAACGGCGAAGGCTGTGAATATCCCGACTGATCAGCAATTGCTGCACACGCTGCCGCAAGAGTTCATCGTTGATAATCAGGATGATGTGCGCGAACCGATAGGGATGAGCGGTATCCGTCTGGAAGTAAAGGTGCATATCGTTACCGGTGCAGTGTCGGCGGTGCAGAATATCGTGAAATGCGTGCGCCGTTGCGGTCTTGAAGTTTCAGATCTGATCTTGCAGCCTATGGCTTCCGCTGAAGCGGTATTGACCAAAGATGAAAAAGAATTGGGCGTGGTGCTGATCGACATCGGTGGCGGCACTACCGATGTTGCGGTGTTTAGTGAAGGTGCGATTCGCCATACCGCCGTGATCCCTATCGCCGGCGATCAGATCACCAACGACATCGCGATGGCCTTGCGTACGCCGACCTCGGAGGCGGAAGAAATCAAGCTGCGCTTTGGCGTTGCCAAGCAGGTGCTGGCCGATCCTTCCGATACGCTGGATGTGCCTGGTTTGGGTGATCGCGGACCGCGTACTTTGTCGCGTCAGGCATTAGCTGCAGTCATAGAGCCACGGGTGGAGGAATTATTCGCCTTGGTGCATCAGGTCGTGCGCGAATCCGGTTACGAAGATGTGCTGTCATCGGGTATCGTTTTGACCGGCGGTTCCGCCATCATGCCGGGCATGGTAGAGATGGCCGAAGATATATTTTTAAAGCCGACCAGATTGGGTATGCCGGTGTACTCGGGACAGTTGGCCGATGTAGTTCGTAGCCCTCGTTATGCGACAGTTTTGGGCTTGTTGTTGGAGGCAAAAAAGCAGTATATGCGTGGACATGTCGTCACAAGACAGGAAGGTTCTGCCAAAGCGGTCTGGCAACGCATGAAAGAGTGGTTTTTAGGGAATTTTTAG
- the ftsZ gene encoding cell division protein FtsZ: MEFDMVDNATQGTVIKVVGVGGAGGNAVQHMINKGVSGVEFICANTDAQALTQSKAHNVIQIGETGLGAGMKPEVGRQLAEDSRARIEDALRGSHMVFIAAGMGGGTGTGAAPVVAQIAKELGALTVAVVSKPFSYEGKKCMDIADEGLEELSKHVDSLIIILNEKLEEIYEDDSMIEWLQHADNVLNNAVAGIAEIINVPGHINVDFNDVKTIMGEQGKAMMGTATASGVDRARIAAEQAVASPLLDGIDLSGARGVLVNVTASRGLKGKEIKEVMAAVRAFAADDASIAQGIAYDDSMGDDIRVTVVATGLGRGKKNIQLVQTPMLRTGTHNEPVMMASTTVSTASMGMTSSAGFESMNKPAVWRRESASDQVRALEKNGMETYDIPAFLRKQAD, from the coding sequence ATGGAGTTCGATATGGTCGATAACGCTACGCAAGGCACCGTGATCAAGGTCGTCGGTGTTGGTGGCGCAGGTGGCAATGCTGTACAGCATATGATTAACAAAGGCGTATCGGGTGTCGAGTTCATCTGTGCGAATACTGATGCGCAGGCACTGACACAGTCTAAAGCTCATAATGTGATTCAAATCGGCGAGACCGGTTTGGGTGCAGGAATGAAGCCTGAAGTTGGTCGTCAGTTAGCGGAGGATTCTCGCGCTCGTATTGAAGACGCATTGCGCGGTTCGCATATGGTGTTTATTGCAGCCGGCATGGGCGGCGGTACCGGTACCGGTGCGGCTCCGGTGGTTGCGCAGATCGCCAAGGAATTAGGCGCACTAACTGTTGCCGTGGTTTCCAAGCCATTTTCTTACGAAGGTAAGAAATGCATGGATATCGCAGACGAAGGTTTGGAAGAATTGTCCAAGCACGTAGATTCGCTGATCATTATCCTCAATGAAAAGCTGGAAGAAATCTACGAAGATGACAGCATGATAGAGTGGTTGCAACATGCGGATAATGTTCTCAATAATGCCGTTGCCGGTATTGCTGAAATCATCAATGTGCCAGGCCATATCAACGTCGATTTCAATGACGTGAAAACCATTATGGGTGAGCAGGGCAAGGCGATGATGGGAACCGCGACCGCTTCTGGTGTGGATCGCGCTCGTATCGCTGCCGAACAGGCTGTCGCATCGCCATTGCTGGACGGTATCGATCTGTCCGGCGCGCGCGGAGTATTGGTCAACGTGACGGCAAGTCGCGGCCTGAAGGGTAAAGAGATCAAGGAAGTCATGGCTGCCGTGCGTGCTTTTGCGGCAGACGATGCGTCGATTGCTCAGGGTATCGCGTACGACGACAGCATGGGTGATGATATCCGCGTTACCGTGGTGGCGACTGGTCTTGGCCGTGGCAAGAAAAATATTCAGTTGGTGCAAACGCCTATGCTGCGCACCGGAACTCATAACGAACCTGTCATGATGGCATCGACAACGGTGTCTACCGCCAGTATGGGGATGACTTCTTCGGCCGGTTTCGAAAGCATGAATAAGCCAGCGGTATGGCGTCGTGAATCAGCTTCTGATCAGGTTCGGGCGTTAGAGAAAAACGGCATGGAAACGTATGACATTCCTGCTTTCTTGCGTAAGCAAGCAGACTGA
- a CDS encoding peroxiredoxin encodes MTIKIAEKLPEGSLAEFIEVESEGCSLGPNTFSVADLTKGKTIAIFGLPGAYTPTCSAKHVPGYVEHAAALKAKGVDEIWCISVNDAFVMGAWGRDQKATGIVRMMADGNAAFSKALGLDADFSKFGMGTRSQRYSMVVVDGTVTQLNVEDGGNFAVSNAETMLAQLS; translated from the coding sequence ATGACAATCAAAATCGCAGAAAAACTACCAGAAGGCAGCTTAGCCGAATTTATCGAAGTTGAATCTGAAGGCTGCTCGCTCGGCCCAAACACGTTCAGCGTAGCGGATCTGACTAAAGGTAAAACTATCGCCATTTTTGGTTTGCCAGGTGCCTATACGCCTACTTGCTCGGCCAAGCATGTTCCGGGTTACGTTGAGCATGCTGCCGCCTTGAAAGCCAAGGGTGTCGATGAAATCTGGTGCATTTCCGTCAATGATGCATTTGTCATGGGTGCCTGGGGCCGCGATCAAAAAGCCACCGGTATCGTGCGTATGATGGCCGATGGTAACGCCGCCTTCAGCAAGGCATTGGGCTTGGATGCCGATTTCAGCAAGTTTGGTATGGGCACTCGCTCACAGCGTTATTCTATGGTGGTCGTAGACGGAACAGTGACGCAATTGAACGTGGAAGACGGTGGTAATTTCGCAGTCTCGAATGCAGAAACCATGCTGGCGCAATTGTCTTAA